The Acidobacteriota bacterium genome has a window encoding:
- the thiL gene encoding thiamine-phosphate kinase, whose protein sequence is MRLSEFGEMRLIERIERSYSGIQHSKKDIAIGDDCAVIRSLLGREILITTDALIEDIHFSFRFSSPEWIGEKAVYVNLSDIASMGGKPEFILLTMGLPPEMKKKTALRLVSGIDSGCRSFGVSLLGGDTCSSPGKVFISITAVGSMGKGKAILRSGARPSDILFLSGSVGGSSLGLRLLRKGMEYHSGYWKEREKKEKKERGEKGERSRESYGWDRFYARRAMNCYLRPRPHIEEGRFLAETGLATAMIDLSDGLSSDLHNLCRASGVGAVIRESDIPVDASLTHFLKSWKAILDAALSGGEDYCLLVAVSEGKADKLERLFQRKFSRPLYRIGEIIPASRGIGIVSRTGLLRRLPKTGYEHFKSR, encoded by the coding sequence GTGAGACTGAGCGAATTCGGGGAGATGCGCCTCATAGAGCGCATCGAGAGATCCTACTCTGGCATCCAGCACAGCAAGAAGGATATCGCCATCGGAGATGACTGTGCCGTTATACGGTCTCTGCTGGGAAGGGAGATCCTCATCACCACGGATGCCCTCATCGAAGATATCCATTTCTCCTTTCGCTTCTCCTCTCCAGAATGGATAGGAGAGAAAGCCGTCTACGTCAATTTGAGCGACATCGCTTCCATGGGAGGAAAACCGGAATTCATCTTACTCACCATGGGGCTTCCCCCTGAAATGAAGAAGAAAACAGCATTGAGGTTAGTTTCTGGAATAGACAGTGGATGCCGGAGCTTCGGAGTGAGCCTGCTGGGAGGAGACACATGCTCGAGCCCCGGGAAGGTATTCATCAGCATCACGGCAGTGGGGAGCATGGGCAAAGGGAAAGCTATCCTGAGGAGCGGGGCCAGACCATCAGACATCCTGTTCCTTTCCGGATCCGTCGGAGGAAGCTCGCTCGGGCTCAGGCTCCTCCGGAAAGGGATGGAATACCATTCGGGCTACTGGAAAGAAAGAGAAAAGAAAGAGAAAAAAGAGAGAGGAGAGAAAGGAGAAAGAAGCAGGGAAAGCTATGGATGGGATCGGTTTTATGCAAGGAGAGCCATGAATTGCTACTTAAGACCTCGCCCTCACATTGAAGAGGGAAGATTTTTAGCAGAAACCGGATTAGCCACCGCCATGATCGATCTGAGCGACGGATTGTCCAGTGACCTGCACAACCTTTGCAGAGCAAGCGGAGTCGGAGCGGTCATCCGCGAATCTGATATTCCGGTCGACGCTTCTCTTACTCACTTTCTCAAGTCCTGGAAAGCGATACTGGATGCCGCCCTCTCGGGTGGGGAAGACTATTGCCTTCTCGTGGCCGTTTCCGAGGGTAAGGCGGACAAACTCGAAAGACTCTTCCAGAGGAAATTTTCGAGACCTCTTTACAGGATCGGGGAGATCATCCCTGCCAGCAGGGGAATCGGCATCGTTTCCAGGACAGGCCTCCTGAGACGTCTTCCTAAGACAGGATACGAGCATTTCAAGAGTAGATAA